A genomic region of Lytechinus pictus isolate F3 Inbred chromosome 2, Lp3.0, whole genome shotgun sequence contains the following coding sequences:
- the LOC129255046 gene encoding ketosamine-3-kinase-like has protein sequence MEKILKDAVGATTIKSMGRAGGGCISDGQSYDTDKGKFFVKINEQSGARQMFDGEKASLDAILATETIKVPRPGPVLDHPSGTGAIFIMEYLDLQGLGKHSAALGEQLARLHLHNIELGKRARKVEGRIGAHTSEGFINQYGFQTPTCCGYLPLDNTWSDDWVSFYTQQRLKMQIDMLEKKSSDKELREMWPLLEKRIPKLFEGSEITPSLLHGDLWGGNAGQLESCPVVYDPASFYGHHEFDLSIGAMFHSFSQAFHKAYHKLIPKATGFEGREKLYLLFHHLNHWNHFGSSYRGSSLSIMRGLVKD, from the exons ATGGAAAAGATACTGAAAGATGCTGTTGGGGCTACAACAATCAAATCAATGGGTAGAGCTGGAGGAGGGTGTATCAGCGATGGACAGAGCTATGACACAGACAAGGGAAAATTCtttgttaaaatcaatgaaCAGAGTGgg GCAAGACAGATGTTTGATGGTGAGAAGGCAAGTCTTGATGCTATTCTAGCTACTGAGACCATCAAGGTTCCAAGACCTGGACCAGTCCTGGACCATCCTTCGGGAACTGGAGCTATATTCATCATGGAATATCTGGATCTTCAAGGTCTTGGGAAACATTCTGCGGCTCTTGGTGAGCAATTAGCCAG ATTGCATCTACACAACATTGAACTGGGTAAGAGAGCCAGGAAAGTTGAAGGTCGGATAGGAGCACATACATCAGAAGGTTTCATCAATCAGTATGGTTTTCAAACTCCCACCTGCTGTGGTTATCTACCTCTTGATAATACATGGAGTGATGACTGGGTG AGCTTTTATACCCAGCAACGCCTCAAGATGCAGATTGACATGTTAGAGAAGAAGAGCAGTGACAAGGAATTGAGAGAGATGTGGCCTCTCCTTGAGAAAAGAATACCAAAGTTATTTGAAGGATCAGAGATCACTCCGTCTCTACTGCATGGTGATCTATGGGGTGGTAATGCAGGCCAGCTAGAATCATGTCCAG TGGTTTATGACCCAGCTAGTTTCTATGGCCACCATGAGTTTGACTTGTCTATAGGAGCTATGTTTCACTCTTTCAGTCAAGCCTTTCATAAAGCCTACCACAAACTCATCCCTAAGGCTACTGGCTTTGAAGGGAGAGAGAAACTCTATCTGCTCTTCCATCATCTAAACCACTG GAATCATTTTGGATCAAGCTACAGAGGTTCTTCATTATCTATCATGAGGGGTCTTGTAAAAGATTGA